One window of the Trifolium pratense cultivar HEN17-A07 linkage group LG2, ARS_RC_1.1, whole genome shotgun sequence genome contains the following:
- the LOC123905146 gene encoding uncharacterized protein LOC123905146 — MSSSQTSSPSKNDETVHSQTTISPSYDSLPQQITIAYPLTTIFPEETTKRKKISAKKPTPKKTTSRDASASKTGKKSKSKSTLKAIHTMRELYMDNPATANVDVNVEASDSSKKNLSSELDLTETLGLEKPRSAEKLGETSLENPNAVVDEIGANSKANLVSEMTVDENAGSGIDAANDATASEAHVDISASVVPDSPNSPVVPVNEKGTETTIPADVTTQDKGKTASMPDTTEANVIDVESLQFKSTPRAGITRRLRSNTGKDIATPSEATKTTIGPKKRWSKVTVPSESKKKIVKRKTVSSSDSDYEEDQDAGASPEASPLRSAKRKRMAPNVPSVPIDNVSFHCVEYVDRWKFVVKRRMAIERNLTEEFLKCQDIVNLLEEAGLLNTVSKLGNCFDKLTREFLVNIPADCDNPLSPDYLKVYVRGKCVDFSPVVINEYLGRSTAPAAELETSMNEICRTITGDKVKAWPRAGKLSAAKLTTKYALLNKIGAANWVPTTHSNSVATGLAKFIYAVGTGTVFDYGTHIFNATILHGSSTAVKMPIAFPTLICGIILSQHPDICTNSDVPVSRPSALTMDFRLLEGKHAADIAVASLKTPAVGMTKRQMIANLREVSNMLGEKKELVDGVIQALELEQSQVNEDGVGPSHGASHDDDLAGGDTVEEEMASDESPSI; from the coding sequence ATGTCAAGCTCTCAAACTTCATCCCCTTCCAAAAACGACGAAACTGTTCATTCACAAACCACCATATCACCCTCATACGATTCTCTCCCTCAACAAATCACCATCGCTTATCCTCTCACTACCATTTTTCCTGAGGAAACAAcaaagagaaagaagatttCAGCGAAGAAGCCAACGCCAAAGAAAACTACTTCGCGTGACGCATCTGCTTCAAAAACGGGTAAGAAATCAAAATCTAAATCTACTCTTAAAGCGATTCATACAATGCGTGAATTGTATATGGACAATCCTGCTACTGCAAATGTTGATGTTAATGTTGAAGCATCTGATTCTAGTAAGAAGAATTTAAGCTCGGAATTGGATTTAACTGAAACCCTAGGATTAGAAAAACCTAGGTCTGCTGAGAAATTGGGGGAAACCTCCTTGGAAAACCCTAATGCTGTTGTTGATGAAATTGGCGCTAACTCTAAGGCCAATCTTGTGTCTGAGATGACAGTTGATGAGAATGCAGGTTCTGGGATAGATGCTGCaaatgatgctacagcatctgaAGCACATGTTGATATTAGTGCCTCTGTAGTCCCTGATTCACCAAACTCTCCTGTGGTTCCTGTCAATGAAAAAGGTACTGAAACCACCATTCCTGCTGATGTCACTACTCAGGATAAGGGTAAAACTGCAAGTATGCCTGATACAACAGAGGCAAATGTAATTGATGTTGAAAGCCTCCAATTCAAGAGTACTCCTAGGGCTGGTATAACTAGGAGGCTGAGAAGTAATACAGGAAAGGATATAGCTACTCCTTCTGAAGCCACCAAAACTACAATTGGGCCTAAGAAACGGTGGAGCAAAGTCACTGTACCATCTGAAAGTAAGAAGAAGATTGTGAAGAGAAAAACTGTCTCTTCTAGTGACTCTGATTATGAGGAAGATCAAGATGCTGGAGCATCTCCTGAAGCATCTCCTCTGAGATCTGCCAAGAGAAAGAGAATGGCACCTAATGTTCCATCTGTACCAATTGACAATGTCTCTTTCCATTGTGTTGAATATGTTGACAGGTGGAAGTTTGTAGTCAAAAGAAGAATGGCCATTGAAAGGAACCTAACTGAAGAATTTTTGAAATGTCAAGACATTGTGAATTTGCTAGAGGAAGCAGGACTGCTGAATACTGTCTCTAAGTTGGGAAACTGCTTTGACAAGTTGACCAGAGAGTTCCTGGTAAACATCCCAGCTGACTGTGATAACCCTCTGAGTCCTGATTACTTAAAAGTATATGTGAGAGGCAAATGTGTGGATTTCTCACCAGTTGTCATCAACGAATATCTGGGAAGAAGTACTGCTCCTGCAGCTGAATTAGAGACATCTATGAATGAGATATGCAGGACCATCACTGGTGACAAAGTGAAAGCATGGCCAAGGGCTGGAAAACTATCTGCTGCTAAATTAACCACAAAATATGCTCTGCTAAACAAAATTGGTGCAGCAAACTGGGTACCCACTACACATTCCAACAGTGTAGCTACAGGTTTGGCAAAATTCATATATGCTGTAGGTACAGGTACTGTTTTTGATTATGGCActcatatttttaatgcaacAATTCTCCATGGCTCTTCCACTGCTGTAAAAATGCCAATAGCCTTTCCCACTCTGATCTGTGGCATTATCTTGTCTCAACATCCTGACATTTGCACTAACTCTGATGTGCCTGTCTCTAGACCCTCAGCTTTAACCATGGATTTTAGATTATTGGAAGGAAAACATGCTGCAGACATAGCTGTAGCATCTTTGAAGACACCAGCTGTAGGTATGACCAAGAGACAGATGATTGCTAATCTCAGGGAGGTTAGTAACATGCTAGGTGAGAAGAAGGAGCTGGTAGATGGTGTAATCCAAGCCTTGGAGCTTGAGCAGTCACAGGTAAATGAGGATGGAGTTGGTCCTTCCCATGGTGCTTCTCATGATGATGATCTTGCAGGTGGTGACACTGTAGAAGAGGAAATGGCCTCTGATGAAAGCCCCTCCATATGA
- the LOC123909332 gene encoding serine carboxypeptidase-like 42, with protein sequence MDMKCVYCEGIEVIRMEKCWFFGVLIVVGYGCFLRDIVGVEGYPIEDLIMKLPGQPKVEFSQYAGYVDIDVKHGRSLFYYFVEADQYPHKKPLTLWLNGGPGCSSIGGGAFTELGPFYSTGDGRGLQRNSNSWNKVSNLLFVESPIGVGWSYSNITSDYNNYDDASTANDMLLFMLKWYEKFPSYKSRNLFLTGESYAGHFIPQLANILLDYNSHSTTLKFNIKGVAIGNPLLKLDRDTQAIYEYFWSHGMISDEIGLSIMNCNYDNLTKSCKDAMIDAQDIVGDYIDSYDVILDVCYPSIAEQELRLKKMATKISLSVDVCMDSEIHFYLNLPEVQKALHANRTNLSYPWSMCSDVLDYNNADHDINMLPVLKRIVQNHIPVWVYSGDQDSVVPLLGSRTLIRELAIDLKFNITDPYRVWFHKGQVGGWVTEYGNLLTFATVRGAGHMVSYAQPSRALHLFSSFVSGRKLPNTSQPSIIDGITYG encoded by the exons ATGGATATGAAGTGTGTTTATTGTGAGGGAATTGAAGTTATTAGAATGGAAAAGTGTTGGTTTTTTGGGGTGTTGATTGTGGTAGGCTATGGTTGCTTCCTAAGGGACATTGTTGGGGTAGAAGGGTACCCAATTGAGGATTTGATTATGAAGTTGCCAGGTCAACCTAAGGTTGAATTCAGTCAATATGCAGGTTATGTTGATATTGATGTAAAACATGGGAGGAGTCTCTTCTACTATTTTGTTGAGGCTGACCAATACCCTCACAAAAAGCCCCTCACACTTTGGCTCAATGGAg GTCCAGGATGTTCCTCAATTGGAGGAGGTGCCTTCACTGAATTGGGTCCGTTTTATTCTACCGGCGATGGACGTGGTTTacaaagaaattcaaattcttGGAATAAAG TTTCTAATCTCCTCTTTGTGGAGTCTCCTATCGGAGTTGGTTGGTCATACTCAAATATAACTTCTGATTATAATAACTATGATGACGCTTCCACAG CCAATGATATGCTCTTGTTCATGTTGAAATGGTACGAGAAATTTCCTTCATACAAATCAAGAAACTTGTTTCTTACTGGAGAAAGTTACGCAG gACATTTCATTCCTCAGTTAGCCAATATTCTTCTTGATTATAATTCTCATTCCACTACTCTCAAATTCAATATAAAAGGAGTCGCG ATTGGGAACCCACTTCTAAAATTGGATCGTGATACACAAGCAATATATGAATATTTTTGGTCACATGGAATGATTTCAGATGAAATTGGCCTCTCCATTATGAATTGCAATTATGATAACTTAACTAAATCATGCAAAGATGCTATGATTGATGCTCAAGATATTGTGGGTGACTATATAGATAGCTATGATGTGATTCTTGATGTTTGTTATCCATCCATAGCTGAGCAAGAACTAAGATTGAAAAAAATG GCTACTAAAATAAGTTTGAGTGTAGATGTTTGTATGGATTCTGAAATACATTTTTACCTCAATCTTCCGGAGGTTCAAAAAGCTCTTCATGCTAACCGTACTAATCTGTCATACCCATGGTCCATGTGCAGCGA TGTTTTGGATTACAACAATGCAGATCATGATATTAATATGCTTCCGGTTCTCAAACGTATAGTTCAAAACCATATTCCAGTATGGGTTTATAG CGGAGATCAAGATTCAGTTGTGCCATTACTAGGTTCTCGAACACTCATTCGTGAACTAGCTATTGATCTTAAGTTCAATATTACAGATCCATATAGAGTTTGGTTCCACAAAGGCCAG GTTGGAGGTTGGGTGACTGAATATGGAAATTTGTTGACTTTTGCCACCGTAAGAGGAGCAGGCCATATGGTATCATATGCACAACCTTCTAGAGCATTACATCTATTTAGTTCATTTGTGAGTGGGAGAAAATTGCCAAACACATCTCAACCTTCGATTATTGATGGAATTACATATGGATAA
- the LOC123909334 gene encoding uncharacterized protein LOC123909334: MDLIKASSSLQPWRIPSSPPLLTISRSRNSFYAPLRSTIKFSSQFCTFPYTSIKPLGIILHSKKKNSDSEPIVEPTIVQEVSADEEEEEVDDDDEEFEYETEIDEEFENDSDAGGEYFDEEEGYEEEEEDSVPYAGDGGGGGGIALAGTWWDKKALAIAKEVTLSFDGDLQIYAFKTLVNSTIRVRIEKLSNKSGSPTMEDIEAFSKTYRAKLDEAELAKFVPENLNLEVSSPGVERIVRIPDDLDRFKERAMYVKYVIDDDSNNPSAEGDGVFKLESFDVETKYCTWSLADVRFNREKAGKGRQLNKKQREWRLSTPFHSLLFVRLHSDA; encoded by the exons ATGGATTTGATTAAAGCATCATCAAGCTTGCAACCATGGCGAATTCCTTCATCACCGCCACTTCTCACCATTTCTAGGTCTAGAAATTCTTTCTATGCCCCTCTTCGCTCTACAATCAAATTCTCTTCTCAATTTTGCACCTTTCCATATACTTCGATAAAGCCCCTTGGTATAATTCTCCATAGCAAGAAGAAAAATTCTGATTCAGAACCCATTGTAGAACCCACCATTGTCCAAGAAGTATCAgcagatgaagaagaagaagaagttgatgatgatgatgaagaatttGAATACG AGACAGAAATTGATGAGGAATTCGAAAATGATAGTGACGCTGGCGGCGAGTATTTTGACGAGGAAGAGGGTTAtgaggaggaggaagaggatAGTGTGCCCTat GCAGGTGatggtggtggaggtggtggaATCGCACTCGCCGGAACATGGTGGGATAAGAAAGCATTAGCTATTGCTAAAGAGGTTACTTTGTCTTTTGATGGTGACTTGCAAATTTATGCTTTTAAAACTTTGGTTAATTCCACTATTCGAGTGCGCATTGAGAAGCTTTCCAACAA ATCTGGCTCCCCCACCATGGAAGACATTGAAGCCTTTTCTAAAACATACAGAGCAAAATTGGATGAAGCGGAACTTGCCAAATTCGTTCCTGAGAATTTAAATTTGGAG GTCTCTTCTCCAGGTGTTGAAAGAATAGTTCGGATTCCAGATGATCTAGATCGATTCAAGGAGAGAGCTATGTATGTGAAATATGTCATTGATGATGATTCAAATAATCCATCTGCAGAAGGTGATGGTGTCTTCAAGCTTGAATCCTTCGACGTGGAAACAAAATATTGCACCTGGAGTTTAGCAGACGTAAGATTCAACAGAGAGAAAGCAGGGAAAGGAAGACAGTTGAATAAAAAGCAAAGAGAATGGCGTTTAAGTACTCCCTTTCATTCATTACTTTTTGTACGATTGCATTCCGATgcttaa